The Panicum hallii strain FIL2 chromosome 5, PHallii_v3.1, whole genome shotgun sequence genome contains the following window.
ACGCAGCTCGTGAATGCTTTCTCCAGCCTGATCGAGAAATGGTCAGTCTAAATTCTGACCGATTGTCGGCTTCAGATGTTCGCAGAGGTTCAGACGCTGACACCACTGATCTCCTCCTGTCTCCTGATCGAGAAATGGTCAGTCTAAATTCTGACCGATTGTCGGCTTCAGATGTTCGCAGAGGTTCAGACGCTGACACCACTGATACCAACAAGGGAGGTCCACTTCCTTCGCCACTGCAAGAAACTTACTGCGGACAAATGGGCCGTCGTCGATGTCTCCCTCGAAGACGTTGAACTGGATGCACAGACGTCGTCGACGGCTTGCAAGTGCTTGAAGAAGCCCTCAGGGTGCGTCATAGAAGAGCAGACCAACGGCCGTTGCAAGGTAACTCGATTCCACGAACGCGACATGGTTTGAACAGAATCAATGTCCGGTGCATCCAACCGAACTGCACCCTTGAAGTGCCAAGGATTCATCTGCTCGTGTGCGAATCCAGGTGACCTGGGTGGAGCACGCCACATGCCGTAACGCCGCGGTCCCGTTAGTGTACCGGCcggcggccgcgagcggccTGGCGTTCGGCGCGAGGCGCTGGGTGGCGGCGCTCAGGCTCCAGTGCGAGCGGATGGTCTTCTCGATGGCGACCAACATTCCGACAAGGGATTCAACCGGTAACAGCTACTTATTGCTGACATGAAACGTGCAGCGGCATGGTCGATGGGCGACTGCTAACTTGAAATTACGTACCGCTCGTGCGTGCAGGTGTCGCCACGCTGGCAGGTAGGCGGAGCGTCCTGAAGCTCGCGCACCGGATGGCATCGAGCCTGTGCCGCGTCATCGGCGGATCGCGGGACCTGGCATGGAGCGGAGTAGCGGACTGGCGTCgaacctcggcggcggcggcggcggcgctggccacGGCGTCCGCGTGACGTCGCGGAGGAACGTTGGCGACCCTGGCGAGCCGCAGGGGCTGATCGCCTGCGCCGTGCTGTCGGCGTGGCTGCCGGTGAACCCGGCGGCTCTCTTCGACTTCCTCAGGGACGAGTCGCGGCGGCACGAGTGGGACGTGATGCTGCTGCCTGGACGGCCCGTTCGGAGCTGCGTGAGCGTGGCGAAGGGGAAGGACCGCGGCAACTGCGTCACGGCATACGTAGGTTTCCGCTCGTCCCTGACGGAACAGAACCAGGCAATCATGTCATGTCAGTACGTCTCACATGCTGCTGCTCTCCGGATGTCAGGCCGGGACATCACCCGCGGGAGATCAGGACGGCGTGTGGATCCTCCAGGACAGCAGCACCAGCCCCTGCGAGTCGACCGTGGCGTACGCGGCCGTCGACGCCGCGGCCCTGCGGCCGGTGATCGACGGGCACGACTCGAGCGGCGTGGCCGTCCTGCCATGCGGCTTCGCGGTGATGCCGGACGGGCTGGAGTCCAGGCCCGCGGTGTTCACGTCGTGccggaaggaggaggaggacaggGCAGCGGCAGAGGCCGGCGGGGCGCTGGTCACCGTGGCGTTCCAGGCGCTGGCCAGCCCGTCGCCGCCGGACGCGGCGGAGACCGTGGCGGGCCTGGCGGCGTGCGCGCTGGGCAACATCAAGAGAGCGCTGCGGTGCGAGGGTCGTTGATCTACCCGAGGCGTGGCACGGGAATCGAATCGAATCGAACGCAAagagtgcatgcatgcatgtgggGTGCAACAACCTTTCCGGGCTCGTATATTCGACGTGACGCCGTACTTCTTGGACGAGTAAATGTACAGAAGCTGAACAGTGCAGCATGCAAACAAGTAACGCACTGCATTACATATACTAAATGCAGGCATGCATATATATCCAGCGGTGCGTGGCCTGCTGCCTTCGCCGATCGATCAATAATCTGGAACAGGAACACCGTGCTGTTCATCATACAAAACCAGGCAACCAGAAGCAGCATCGAGCGTCCACATCCAGATTCGGTGactccggcgggcggcggcgcacggcatGCGGATGCAGGGCTGCCGGCTGCCCGCGGCCCCACCACCGGCAAAAAGCACGCGGTGGGATGCGCCTGCGGTACCTTGGCTTATACCACCACCCGACGTTGTCCGCGCCACTGACCCCACCCCCTTGTCTTGCGCCGTCAGGAGAACACCCCCCGGCCTTGTTTCCTTTGATCCGGACCAGGGCCTGCCCCCCGGCCTTGTTTCCTTCGATCCGGACCAGGACCTGTTCTTCCGGAGCTCGTGTTCACACTGCACTGCGTTATCATCGTCCCGGACCCTTCCCCAGAGCTCTATATATATAAGACGTGTTCGTCTGGGTCCAGACCCCCCCGCGCCAACTTTCCTCTTCTGCCTCTCCGCTATAGCGTCGccgacctcaccgccggcgctggGACAAATCAATTCAGGGCCTCCTTCCTACACCGAATCCTGTCCGACTACAGCGAGAAGGCCTCCTGCTAGCTGGTGAAGCGGTGAGCAAACCTAGATAGCTTTAATTTCTTGCATTGGCCGGGCCGGTTGATATGACTAAATCTTTAGACAATATATGAGCTTGTATTTGTTCCTGTGAGAGTAGTCTTTAATTTTGACGTCGATTGTGATCTGTAACTAGTAAGGCTTCGTCGCACTTTATTCTTTGGCTAAACCCTTCTCCATGCATGTCTGTTGCGCACATTGTCGTTGGTAGGTTTTTGGAGGTCTTGAGTGATTTTCCCATCTCCACCCACAAGTATTGTGAGGAAAGCGAATCCCTCCCCCTTTAATTTGGTTATTAATTCACTTCTTTTTTTTCGAAAGATCTGAATATAATTCTGGCTTCGATTAATAAGTACGTGTAGGAGCGAGTGTTACAGTGCACCACGGTCGCAATAGAAATAACAGCACTTACAAGCCATTCATACAACAAACTAATAAAGCCTCAGTAGCTCGCCACCCATGGTTCGACGATTTCCACAGATATTGAAGCCCTAATCAGCAAGCAAGCGGCACCAACAAACTCCACAAACACGCCAGCAGCCACAGCCAGCCGTAAGTAGCACAAAGAGCGTTTCTTAATTTCTAAATAGACCATATATAGGGTGAAGTACACACATTCATAATAATGTTATGTTTTTTCTTACTACCAATCCAAGCAATACTTTCAAATTTTCCTCCTAAATGGAGATCAACTACTACTTCCTGTAATCTTCAGTTTCGCCTAGCCCTAGTCTCCTGGATCGTGTTGAAGTTTTGCTGCATAATTCTTCTTGCTGATCGGACTACTCTACTATCCCTCTCCTTTCAAATTTCCCACACGTTGAGATGCTCATAAGAACAGTTATTTTGCTACCTAATCAAAGCTTTCCTTCCAAAGAGTAGTGTCAGATCcggagccacgggactgtgtacataacgtagtttaaagaggtttaagagattaagtccgtcttatctcttatttatctcgtttatctcttatttatcccgtttaagtaggagatagagctaaccgatacaggaggaatctactcgagattttttccggtacgattccttagctggtgttagTTAGTATCTATGTAACCTGGCCTTCCGGATATATATAAGttagggcagggacccctctcaaaacaggatCTCCAGATCATACAACAccaaaggtaatacaaaccaccacacaggacgtagcgtattacgcacctcgcggctgGAACCTGCCTAAGttctgtgttccttgcaccttcgagttcctgatctcggcgtctcctcaactaaacttaccaccttgggcctatccctcggtgggcagccggtaaaacaccgacaagtaGAGCCGCAGGTGTACAGTTAAATTAACATAATTAAACTAAACTCCAATATACTTAATTTGGAATGTCCAGTGATAACTTACTAcaaaaaaaataattaaccaATTGAATCCCGTATATTGGCCCTTTTGAGACAATTATACGTTCTAGAAGGCAATTCTAATTGATCAATAAAAATACAATTCAATGGAATTCCAAGTATCACGATCTGCCTCAATCAGTCATGGTCATGTGCGTTTTACAACAAGGTAACAACAGCAGCAGATGACACAATGCACAATCACTGGATGCATTCAGAACAAGAAAACAGTCAGAAAGATGAAAGCAAGGGATACAAAACTTTTTCACAACATGCCTCTCTAGGTTAGGAGACTACAGCAGAAATCTCTCCAAACAGCCTTTGGGTCATCATGTTAGCTGAGACAACTGGCATCCAAGCTTCTCTAGTTGTCAAATAATGGAAATTGACCTAATTCCTCATCTAACTTTGCCCCCAAAATTATAATAGGAGGTAAATTGAGAAATAAAAAACCATTGTAGTTCAATAGGCCGCACAATCAGTCAAGGATTCTTATGTATTGTTCTTTGCTACCATTAAGTACTTTTTATACAGTTATATCCCTTACTACCAGGTCAGAAGAAAACGACTGTCGAGAATGATAATTACAGTACATGAGACATAAATGGAAGATTACAACACATATGTCATCACAATGAGATCACAATATTAATAGTTGTTCCATATTGTCAGATAGGATACACTAATGGCTGGATGCACTATCACAATTGATCTGGCCATGAATACAATAATCAACGACTTCCATGTTTAACAGGCCATAATCTCCACTCCAAATTACAATTTGAACTTTCTTCCATCATAAATCACAAGCCCATGCATAGTTGATCTAGTTGGGTCCAAATTGTTACTTTTGTTCAATATGATCCTTGCGGGCCTTAGCCTAGTAGGCCATCTTCCCTTTACTAACTAGGTGAATGTTTGTGCGTTGCAACGGGAGAAAAAAAGTACACGATGTTTGGTAGCCAAGCCAACATCAAGATCATGGTAATTCAATTTTGCACGTGTATTATATCATTAACAATAACAAAGTATGTTGTTTTCTATTTCGATCTCCACAATGTGCTATTGGTAGTTAATTGTTACTTTTACCCAGCGCAATAATGAAAACATGAACAATTAGCAAATAATCTTCCTAATGTGTTTATAGTTGTGtgtgcgtgcgcgcgcgcgagcGTGTGTGTGAAAGATATAATAAGATAGACTGATAGAGATAGAGATTTCACATCACACATTAGcctcgccatcatattttaacTGGTTAACATCACTTATTTTGACTCATGTTATCATCACATTAGGTATGGTTCTTGAGGGAATCAAGGCAGCTTTTAGGCGAAAGGAAAAGAACGAGTATTTCATTTCCTTCCGTGAGCTCTGGAAAGCGACAAACAAATTTGATGAAAAAAATGTCATTGGAATTGGAGGGTTCGGAAAGGTATACTTGGGAACTTTAAAAAGTGGAACCAAGGTCGCTGTGAAACGAAGGAAGAAGCACTCTTATCAAGGAGAGAGAGAGTTCCAAGTGGAGACTGGACTAGTGCCAAGTCTAAGCCACCCCAATGTGGTTTCTCTGTTTGGGTATTGCGATACAAATGATGAAATGATCTTGGTTTATGAGTACAT
Protein-coding sequences here:
- the LOC112892373 gene encoding LOW QUALITY PROTEIN: homeobox-leucine zipper protein ROC9-like (The sequence of the model RefSeq protein was modified relative to this genomic sequence to represent the inferred CDS: deleted 2 bases in 1 codon), giving the protein MRACREGAEETRRDLVLLPDMPFCWFAVRVQAGGFGRNEPAASGGEEVEFGDEGGGGIRLRPGEAAEISSENTAAGSQSGGAWSGGEEAAGHGDDGGDNKRRKSYHRHNAEQIKAMEAVFKESPHPDEKQRQQLSQELGLSTRQVKFWFQNRRTQIKATQERHENALLKSELEKLQEENRAMRELAKKSPRCPGCGAAAASTEEQQLRLENAMLRAEIERLLGTLGNPAADKLAAPASPSRSARAIQPIGSGSGSVADGCGGVVGLSGHDRTRILELAGRALCELTTMCSSGEPLWVRSVETGRDVLNYDEHVRLFQCGDDPAGDQRAGWSVEVSRETGVVHLDTTQLMFAEVQTLTPLIPTREVHFLRHCKKLTADKWAVVDVSLEDVELDAQTSSTACKCLKKPSGCVIEEQTNGRCKVTWVEHATCRNAAVPLVYRPAAASGLAFGARRWVAALRLQCERMVFSMATNIPTRDSTGVATLAGRRSVLKLAHRMASSLCRVIGGSRDLAWSGVADASNLGGGGGGAGHGVRVTSRRNVGDPGEPQGLIACAVLSAWLPVNPAALFDFLRDESRRHEWDVMLLPGRPVRSCVSVAKGKDRGNCVTAYAGTSPAGDQDGVWILQDSSTSPCESTVAYAAVDAAALRPVIDGHDSSGVAVLPCGFAVMPDGLESRPAVFTSCRKEEEDRAAAEAGGALVTVAFQALASPSPPDAAETVAGLAACALGNIKRALRCEGR